One stretch of Bos indicus x Bos taurus breed Angus x Brahman F1 hybrid chromosome 22, Bos_hybrid_MaternalHap_v2.0, whole genome shotgun sequence DNA includes these proteins:
- the C22H3orf14 gene encoding uncharacterized protein C3orf14 homolog translates to MTSLFTQEIRLSKRHEKIVSQRLMLLQQMENKPEDQNKGRASQTQAAKAALQRNVSLLKDIEAAEKSLQTRMYPALPPEVAALETLYWASVEEYIPKWEQFLLGRAPYPACSENGNEAEDTIPKRAQQ, encoded by the exons ATGACGTCTCTGTTCACTCAAGAAATTCGCCTTtctaaaagacatgaaaaaat AGTATCACAAAGATTAATGTTACTTCAACAAATGGAGAATAAACCTGAAGATCAAAACAAGGGAAGGGCCTCTCAGACACAAGCAGCTAAGGCTGCTTTACAAAGGAATGTTAGTCTTTTAAAG GACATAGAAGCGGCAGAGAAGTCTCTCCAGACCCGGATGTATCCAGCTCTACCACCTGAGGTGGCTGCTCTCGAG ACTCTTTACTGGGCATCAGTAGAAGAATATATTCCCAAATGGGAGCAGTTTCTTTTAGGAAGAGCACCGTATCCTGCCTGtagtgaaaatggaaatgaagcAGAAGATACCATTCCAAAGAGGGCGCAGCAATAG